In the genome of Rhizobium rhizogenes, one region contains:
- a CDS encoding restriction endonuclease subunit S, whose protein sequence is MVPATLDGQVASTGLAVLRAGPSLVPEYLFHWVRSKQFIDFISGAQTGALYPSVRETTLLNATIPVAPFPEQLRVAEALSTIFETTNIVRTRLEEASILVDEAKKNTLRLAFDGGLLTNPYKQDSIPPNASLPTSWRKGTFGDLAAVDSELVSPRDFPEAPHIAPNHIESGTGKLLPYRTIKDDGVKSAKNRFRPGQILYSKIRPQLRKAALVDFGGLCSADMYPLTARADAKFLLYWLLSPQFNEHVKRRDGRTVLPKINRADLLAIPTPIPPLAEQTAIAAAIERAFEQLERTHALITDAKASLQRLEDDASYKAFSGQLVRNIPNESPVSLAPQTVSSIDKIPSKIALRSDIEEKTMADPQQQLTSDIIEWPEQGLTFAEISERISGDYEDIREAIFSALTGNDPVLEQVFDSELGMIRLKRRTA, encoded by the coding sequence ATGGTACCGGCCACACTCGATGGCCAAGTGGCTTCAACCGGCCTCGCCGTCTTAAGGGCAGGCCCCTCACTGGTTCCCGAATATCTGTTCCATTGGGTGCGAAGCAAACAATTCATTGATTTTATTAGCGGAGCGCAAACGGGCGCACTGTATCCATCAGTGCGCGAGACCACACTCTTGAATGCGACTATACCTGTAGCGCCGTTCCCCGAACAACTACGAGTCGCTGAAGCTCTGAGTACTATCTTCGAGACCACGAACATCGTTCGCACGCGGCTGGAAGAGGCATCGATATTAGTCGATGAGGCCAAAAAGAACACGTTACGTCTCGCATTTGACGGAGGTCTTTTAACGAATCCCTACAAACAGGATAGCATACCGCCGAATGCTAGCCTGCCGACATCTTGGAGAAAAGGAACCTTTGGCGATCTAGCTGCAGTCGACAGCGAGCTCGTCAGCCCGAGAGATTTCCCCGAGGCCCCTCACATCGCTCCAAACCATATTGAAAGCGGCACCGGAAAGCTCCTACCCTACCGAACGATAAAGGATGACGGCGTCAAAAGCGCAAAGAACCGATTCCGTCCCGGTCAGATTCTCTACTCGAAGATACGCCCCCAACTTCGCAAGGCGGCGCTCGTTGACTTTGGCGGGCTTTGCAGCGCAGACATGTATCCGCTGACAGCCCGAGCGGATGCGAAGTTTCTTCTCTATTGGCTTCTTTCTCCACAGTTCAACGAGCACGTCAAACGTCGTGATGGTCGTACAGTCCTTCCGAAGATAAATAGGGCTGATCTTCTAGCCATCCCTACCCCGATCCCACCCTTGGCTGAACAAACAGCTATAGCAGCAGCTATCGAAAGAGCATTCGAACAACTGGAGCGTACCCACGCTTTGATCACAGACGCGAAGGCGTCGCTGCAACGACTTGAGGACGACGCGTCATACAAAGCATTTTCCGGCCAGCTAGTTAGGAATATTCCCAACGAGTCCCCGGTGTCACTAGCTCCGCAAACAGTCAGCAGCATAGACAAGATCCCATCAAAAATTGCCCTTCGGTCTGATATCGAGGAGAAAACTATGGCAGATCCTCAGCAACAGTTAACGTCAGACATCATAGAGTGGCCGGAACAAGGCCTCACCTTCGCGGAGATATCTGAACGCATCAGCGGCGACTATGAAGATATACGTGAAGCGATTTTTTCAGCGCTGACCGGAAATGATCCGGTATTAGAACAGGTGTTCGATAGCGAACTCGGAATGATACGTTTAAAAAGGCGTACCGCATGA
- a CDS encoding ABC transporter permease: MTARYAKLGLSKTPVREWILHVTAPIVGACVVIACWAVYVELSEVPPYILPGPGSVAMAIVSDWAILGPALWVTAQTTFVALLLAVAGGACAAVILEQSRWIETLLSPVMVTLQVTPIVAIAPLILIYAPTPWIAQLICAFLVTFFPIMLNTLQGLKSADRNHADLMKTYSASRWQALVYLKLPSALPNFFAGLKIGGGLALVAAVVGEFAAGQAGNNAGLAFRLLEAQYRLNMPRLFACLILLALLGAAIFRLTSIMSTLALRRWHESEQK, translated from the coding sequence GTGACCGCCAGATATGCCAAGCTAGGCCTGTCGAAAACACCGGTGAGGGAATGGATACTCCACGTCACCGCTCCGATAGTCGGCGCTTGCGTGGTGATTGCGTGCTGGGCTGTCTACGTGGAGCTATCGGAAGTCCCTCCTTACATTTTGCCGGGGCCGGGTAGCGTCGCTATGGCGATTGTGAGCGATTGGGCCATATTGGGGCCGGCGCTTTGGGTGACCGCTCAAACGACTTTTGTGGCCTTGCTCCTGGCTGTGGCAGGAGGGGCGTGCGCGGCTGTGATATTGGAGCAATCTCGATGGATCGAGACGTTGTTATCACCGGTCATGGTGACATTGCAGGTGACGCCGATTGTCGCGATTGCACCGCTCATCCTTATCTACGCGCCGACACCGTGGATTGCGCAGTTGATATGTGCGTTTCTTGTTACGTTCTTCCCGATAATGCTGAATACGCTGCAAGGCTTAAAGAGTGCCGACAGAAACCACGCCGACCTTATGAAAACCTATAGCGCGTCCCGTTGGCAGGCTCTCGTTTACCTGAAACTGCCGTCGGCGTTACCCAACTTCTTCGCGGGTCTCAAAATTGGAGGTGGGCTTGCGTTGGTGGCGGCGGTTGTCGGAGAGTTCGCGGCGGGGCAGGCCGGCAACAATGCCGGCTTGGCCTTTCGACTGCTGGAAGCGCAATATCGGTTGAATATGCCGCGCCTGTTTGCCTGCCTCATCCTGCTCGCCCTTCTCGGAGCGGCAATCTTTCGTCTCACCTCGATAATGTCCACGCTTGCTCTTCGTCGTTGGCATGAGAGCGAACAGAAATAG
- a CDS encoding site-specific integrase → MKQARVLTDAEFKRLLAVVAQMKHAGRNRLALMLSHLAGLRVGEIAALTVRDVIDGEGKVREQLRLRAEITKGGHARVVFLNEKLRREIERHRTDWPEKRDADAPLLVTQKRTAFSANTLCQLIGQLYKSAGLDGATSHSGRRWFITRLAHSGVSPKVIMTLAGHRNLTTTQRYIDVRDDMMKAAVDLL, encoded by the coding sequence ATGAAGCAAGCGCGCGTTTTGACAGATGCCGAATTTAAACGGCTGCTGGCCGTGGTAGCGCAAATGAAGCACGCAGGGCGCAATAGGCTGGCGCTGATGCTCTCTCATCTCGCAGGATTGCGCGTCGGTGAGATTGCTGCGCTGACCGTGCGCGACGTGATTGACGGCGAGGGCAAGGTGCGCGAGCAGTTGCGGCTACGGGCCGAGATCACCAAGGGCGGTCATGCCCGCGTGGTCTTCCTGAATGAGAAGTTGCGCCGGGAGATCGAGCGCCATCGGACGGACTGGCCAGAGAAGCGGGATGCCGATGCACCGCTGCTGGTGACACAGAAGCGGACGGCGTTCTCCGCAAATACCCTCTGCCAGTTAATCGGACAATTATATAAGAGCGCCGGTCTCGACGGGGCGACCTCGCATAGCGGTCGCCGCTGGTTCATCACACGACTTGCACATTCCGGTGTCAGCCCGAAGGTCATCATGACGCTGGCAGGCCACCGCAACTTGACGACCACACAACGTTACATCGATGTACGGGACGACATGATGAAAGCGGCGGTCGATTTGCTCTGA
- a CDS encoding N-6 DNA methylase, with product MHDENVVQRIWGLCHILRGDGISYHEYISELTYLLFLKIAAETGTEAQLPEGCRWSDLLGSKGDILHTYQQILTRLGNEAESQTVRSIFAFPTTVFSHSENLRAVISGICAIDWHTITRDGIGDIYEGLLAKNSQDARSGAGQYFTPRPLVNAIVDVVAPSLGEVIYDPAAGSGGFLIAADQYVRTHNSAGTYLKRQPQYQGSEIEKGTFRICLMNVFLHQLSANIVLEDALAEGAHNFELADIILANPPFGTKAGSARAIRKDIQYPNANKQLAFLQHICNSLKDGGRAAVVVPDNVLQDGGIAKDIRSRVLDQFNLHTILRLPTGIFYSQSIKTHVLFFDRTSQVTTNVNFYDLRSGIRPFGKTNPIHDNDLKDFVTTFTTRSSQQTRAQGRWRRYSRAEIAEYGDGLLLPLLESDTDSPHYEALHPLDLVATVMQQLREAAAEIEDLAEDLQRLDEANEKQDVAS from the coding sequence ATGCACGATGAAAACGTCGTTCAACGTATCTGGGGACTGTGCCACATACTCCGTGGTGACGGAATAAGCTATCATGAGTACATTTCAGAACTAACCTATCTCTTATTTTTAAAGATCGCTGCTGAAACTGGCACTGAGGCTCAGTTACCTGAAGGTTGCCGTTGGTCCGACCTCTTAGGTAGCAAAGGCGATATTCTACACACGTATCAGCAAATTCTAACGCGGTTGGGAAATGAGGCAGAGAGTCAGACCGTTAGGTCGATTTTTGCCTTTCCTACTACGGTATTCTCGCACTCCGAAAACCTTCGAGCAGTCATCAGTGGCATTTGTGCTATCGATTGGCACACGATCACGAGAGATGGTATAGGCGACATTTATGAAGGTCTACTGGCCAAGAACTCCCAAGACGCCAGATCGGGAGCAGGTCAATATTTCACTCCAAGACCGCTTGTGAATGCCATCGTGGACGTGGTTGCACCGAGTCTCGGCGAAGTGATCTACGATCCTGCAGCAGGAAGCGGTGGCTTTCTCATAGCAGCCGATCAATACGTGCGAACCCATAACTCGGCGGGTACGTATCTGAAGCGCCAGCCACAATATCAAGGCTCGGAAATCGAAAAAGGTACATTCCGTATCTGCCTGATGAATGTCTTTCTTCATCAACTAAGCGCGAACATTGTACTGGAGGATGCGCTAGCTGAAGGGGCACATAACTTTGAACTTGCTGACATCATATTAGCAAACCCGCCCTTTGGTACCAAAGCGGGAAGTGCCAGAGCTATCAGAAAAGACATCCAATATCCTAACGCCAACAAGCAACTCGCGTTTCTGCAACATATCTGCAATTCCTTAAAGGACGGCGGTCGTGCAGCAGTCGTGGTTCCGGACAATGTCTTGCAAGATGGCGGCATTGCAAAGGACATACGATCTCGCGTCTTAGATCAATTCAACCTCCACACAATTCTACGTCTACCTACGGGGATTTTTTATAGTCAAAGTATAAAGACGCACGTATTGTTCTTCGATAGAACCAGCCAAGTAACTACGAATGTCAATTTTTACGACCTTCGATCAGGGATCAGACCGTTCGGGAAGACCAACCCTATACACGACAATGACTTGAAGGACTTTGTCACCACCTTCACCACGAGGTCATCTCAGCAAACCAGAGCTCAGGGGAGATGGCGTCGGTACAGCCGAGCAGAAATCGCCGAATACGGCGATGGCCTTCTACTCCCACTTTTGGAAAGCGACACAGATTCACCGCACTACGAGGCTCTACATCCTCTCGATCTCGTAGCCACAGTCATGCAGCAATTGCGTGAAGCCGCAGCCGAAATCGAGGACTTGGCAGAAGACTTGCAGCGGCTCGACGAGGCAAACGAGAAGCAAGATGTCGCTTCCTAG
- a CDS encoding DUF6626 family protein, whose translation MKIKDIYEALRADGLTSSQMEFSRIWLGRSPRYYSHLIAVDREPGLATLCGISWRLKRMRLDNYPGLLDFQRQLAREIERRAITDVRRHRS comes from the coding sequence ATGAAGATCAAAGACATCTACGAGGCATTGCGCGCGGATGGGCTGACCAGTTCGCAGATGGAGTTCTCGCGCATCTGGCTCGGACGCAGCCCGCGCTACTATTCGCACCTCATCGCCGTCGACCGAGAGCCGGGGCTTGCCACGCTTTGTGGAATTTCATGGCGGCTGAAACGAATGCGGTTGGACAACTACCCTGGACTGCTAGATTTCCAGCGACAGCTTGCCCGCGAGATTGAGCGGAGAGCGATAACCGATGTTCGCCGACATCGATCTTAA
- a CDS encoding ABC transporter substrate-binding protein — protein MNAHISSGKATIVAALAISAVCIASPAYSLDKVRFGTDWLAEADHGGFYQAVADGTYAKYGLDVEIQQGGPGAQNRALLLTGKLDFYLGTQQEQLVGIEQGIPLVDVAAFYQKNAQVILAHPNSGVEKFEDLAKLETIFMTQGGFGAYFEWMKANFGGFRDEQYRTYSFSAAPFLADKQSAQQGLITAEPYEIQKQTGTEPKIFLLADSGYKPYATMITVQQNLIATNPDLVQRFVDASIEGWYNYLYGDNAAANALIKATNPEMTDGQIEYAIDKMKQYGIVDSGDALDKGIGCMTAERYKQLADELVKVKLLKADTDFTKAFDTRFSCKGVGLNLKK, from the coding sequence ATGAACGCGCATATCTCATCCGGCAAGGCAACAATCGTTGCCGCGCTGGCAATCTCCGCAGTCTGCATCGCCTCGCCCGCCTATTCCCTCGATAAAGTCCGTTTCGGCACCGATTGGCTCGCCGAGGCGGATCACGGCGGTTTCTATCAGGCCGTCGCCGACGGCACCTACGCCAAATACGGCCTCGATGTTGAAATCCAACAGGGCGGGCCGGGAGCACAAAACCGCGCCCTGCTGCTAACCGGCAAGCTCGACTTTTATTTGGGCACCCAGCAGGAGCAGCTTGTCGGCATTGAGCAGGGCATTCCCCTCGTTGATGTCGCGGCGTTTTATCAAAAGAACGCACAGGTCATTTTGGCCCACCCCAACAGCGGCGTTGAGAAATTCGAGGACCTCGCCAAACTCGAAACGATTTTCATGACACAAGGCGGGTTTGGTGCGTATTTCGAGTGGATGAAGGCCAATTTCGGCGGCTTTCGCGACGAGCAATACAGGACCTACAGTTTCAGCGCCGCGCCGTTTCTCGCGGACAAGCAATCCGCACAACAGGGCCTGATCACCGCCGAGCCCTATGAGATCCAGAAGCAGACCGGCACCGAGCCGAAGATTTTCCTGCTCGCTGACAGCGGGTATAAGCCCTACGCGACCATGATTACCGTCCAGCAAAACCTCATCGCCACAAACCCCGATCTCGTGCAGCGGTTTGTCGATGCTTCTATTGAGGGCTGGTACAACTACCTGTACGGGGATAACGCAGCCGCCAACGCGCTGATCAAAGCGACCAACCCCGAGATGACGGATGGCCAGATCGAGTACGCCATCGACAAGATGAAACAGTACGGGATCGTGGATAGCGGCGATGCGCTGGACAAGGGCATTGGCTGCATGACTGCCGAACGCTACAAGCAGCTTGCCGATGAACTAGTGAAGGTGAAGCTACTGAAGGCCGATACAGATTTCACGAAGGCATTTGATACCCGATTTTCCTGTAAGGGCGTCGGACTAAATTTGAAGAAATAG